GGCTGGCCGGCAGGCGCTGCCGGCGAAACCTTCTGCTCCGCTGCCGACCGATCGACCTCCGTCAGTTCCAGGCTGGCGCGCAACTCGTCACTGGCACGGCGCAGTTCGCGCAGCCCCCGCCCCAGGCCACGGGCGATATCGGGCAACCGGCGGGGCCCCAGCACCAGCAGCGCCAGCAGCAAAATCACCA
The sequence above is a segment of the Candidatus Cloacimonadota bacterium genome. Coding sequences within it:
- a CDS encoding twin-arginine translocase TatA/TatE family subunit produces the protein MILLLALLVLGPRRLPDIARGLGRGLRELRRASDELRASLELTEVDRSAAEQKVSPAAPAGQPIDFAAPAEDEAEIVAAPASSAAGQEADRAGR